In the Sulfolobales archaeon genome, one interval contains:
- a CDS encoding ATP cone domain-containing protein, with protein sequence MSSIYVVKRDGRREDFAIEKIVVSILKTGAPLATARKIAKIVEARLLEQGVSEISTKDLMKMVLELLRKENEEWYRNWIVYDRAVKKRRLEEEK encoded by the coding sequence TTGAGTTCTATATATGTTGTTAAAAGAGATGGTAGGAGAGAAGATTTTGCTATCGAGAAGATTGTTGTGAGTATTCTCAAGACAGGAGCACCTCTAGCTACGGCTAGGAAGATTGCGAAGATTGTTGAGGCTAGACTACTCGAGCAGGGTGTTTCAGAGATCAGTACTAAGGATCTTATGAAGATGGTTCTAGAACTTCTTAGAAAAGAGAATGAGGAGTGGTATAGAAACTGGATCGTGTATGATAGAGCTGTTAAGAAGAGAAGATTAGAAGAAGAGAAGTGA